The following are encoded together in the Mammaliicoccus vitulinus genome:
- a CDS encoding ABC transporter ATP-binding protein has protein sequence MKQPIIKFENISKKFNNTQVLDDVSFEIEEGKFYTLLGPSGCGKTTILKLIAGFETPSNGDILFNNKIINKVPANNRKVNTVFQDYALFPHLNVYDNVAFGLKIKKLNKKDIQQKVKEALKLVKLEGYEQRNITEMSGGQKQRVAIARALANEPEIILLDEPLSALDLKLRTEMQYELRELQQRLGITFIFVTHDQEEALAMSDYIFVMKDGKIQQSGTPVDIYDEPVNRFVADFIGESNIVSGVMKRDYEVEMYGISYECVDAGFKKDAKVDVVIRPEDITIKSESEGRISAVVDSQLFRGVHYEICCFDVQGNEWIIQSTKKATIGETVGLDFDSEAIHIMLPGETEEEFDRRIESYEEDGNA, from the coding sequence ATGAAACAGCCCATCATAAAGTTTGAAAATATTTCAAAAAAATTTAATAATACTCAAGTATTAGATGATGTCAGTTTTGAAATTGAAGAAGGTAAATTTTACACATTATTAGGTCCTTCAGGATGTGGAAAAACAACGATTTTAAAGTTGATAGCAGGATTTGAAACGCCATCTAATGGTGACATATTATTCAATAATAAAATAATCAATAAAGTACCAGCTAATAACAGAAAAGTTAACACGGTGTTTCAAGATTATGCTTTATTTCCACATTTGAATGTGTACGATAATGTAGCATTTGGACTAAAGATAAAGAAACTCAATAAAAAAGATATTCAGCAAAAAGTAAAAGAAGCCTTAAAATTAGTAAAGCTTGAAGGTTATGAACAGCGTAATATTACTGAAATGAGTGGTGGTCAAAAGCAAAGAGTTGCTATAGCAAGAGCGTTAGCTAACGAACCAGAAATCATTCTTTTAGATGAACCTCTATCAGCATTAGACTTAAAATTAAGAACTGAAATGCAGTATGAATTGCGTGAATTACAACAAAGGTTAGGGATTACGTTTATATTTGTTACACATGATCAAGAAGAAGCTTTAGCAATGAGTGACTACATATTTGTAATGAAGGACGGTAAAATTCAACAAAGTGGTACGCCCGTTGATATTTATGATGAACCTGTAAATAGATTTGTTGCAGATTTTATTGGAGAGTCGAATATCGTGAGCGGTGTTATGAAACGTGATTATGAAGTCGAAATGTATGGCATTTCATATGAATGTGTTGATGCAGGCTTTAAAAAAGATGCTAAAGTTGATGTTGTCATACGTCCAGAAGATATTACGATAAAATCAGAAAGTGAAGGCCGTATTTCTGCAGTCGTAGATTCTCAATTATTTAGAGGTGTTCATTATGAAATATGTTGTTTTGATGTTCAAGGTAATGAATGGATTATACAATCGACTAAAAAAGCAACAATTGGTGAAACTGTCGGATTAGATTTTGACTCTGAAGCCATTCATATTATGTTACCTGGTGAAACTGAAGAAGAATTTGATCGTCGAATTGAAAGTTATGAGGAAGATGGCAATGCGTAA
- a CDS encoding helix-turn-helix domain-containing protein encodes MNIGEKLKNLRYQKNLTQEELGERTDLSKGYISQLERNLSSPSMETFLNILDVLGVEPSEFFNEKLYQARIHYPLDEQTIYDEFDLGYKIKWLVPDSNEFEMEPVIITLKSNSKYKSFSPSSSETFAYVKKGYITLKIGKQTYTAKSGECFYFKAHEEHQFLNESTKDAEVLIVATESYL; translated from the coding sequence ATGAATATAGGAGAAAAACTTAAAAATTTAAGGTATCAGAAAAATTTAACTCAAGAAGAATTAGGTGAACGTACAGATTTGTCAAAAGGTTATATTTCACAGCTGGAAAGAAATTTATCTTCTCCTTCTATGGAAACTTTTCTGAATATATTAGACGTATTAGGTGTAGAGCCAAGCGAATTTTTTAATGAAAAATTATATCAAGCTCGTATACATTATCCTTTAGATGAACAAACAATATATGATGAATTTGATCTTGGATATAAGATTAAATGGTTAGTACCTGATTCAAATGAATTTGAAATGGAACCAGTCATTATAACTTTGAAAAGTAATTCGAAATATAAATCATTTAGTCCATCATCATCAGAGACATTTGCTTACGTTAAAAAAGGTTATATAACATTGAAAATAGGAAAACAGACATACACCGCTAAAAGTGGGGAATGTTTTTATTTTAAAGCGCATGAAGAGCATCAGTTCTTAAATGAATCAACTAAAGATGCAGAAGTATTAATAGTTGCTACAGAATCGTATTTATAG
- a CDS encoding UPF0223 family protein has protein sequence MEYSYPIDVDWTQEEILQVIEFFNHIEDAYESSTDKEQFKRAYKNFKKIVPGKSDENNIYKEFKEVSGYDGYKAVKALNENNEESNITIK, from the coding sequence ATGGAATATAGTTATCCAATAGATGTTGATTGGACGCAAGAAGAAATACTTCAAGTGATAGAGTTTTTCAATCATATTGAAGATGCATATGAAAGTAGTACTGACAAAGAACAATTTAAACGAGCATATAAAAACTTCAAAAAAATTGTTCCAGGAAAGTCAGATGAAAATAATATTTATAAAGAATTTAAAGAAGTAAGTGGTTACGATGGTTATAAAGCAGTAAAAGCGTTAAATGAAAATAACGAAGAATCAAACATTACAATTAAATAA